TGTAGTAGATTCCTGCTGTTTAACAACAGATTCAATCTCTGCTAATTCCCGAACGTACATCCATCTTTCTAGAATGGGATTGTATGTATAATCTGCAGGACTAATACGGCCTTCGTGGAGCCATTGCTTAAGTTCATTAACATTAGAGGCAACAAGCTCCTGCCCATCATGCTTAACCTTAAAGGCAGTTTCGTGATCAGAAATTGGGCTTCTTTCACGATGCTGGGAGCTTGAATGTGGCTGTTGCTTTCCTATATGTTGTGATCGCTCCTCCTTCAAAGCAACTGTTTGGCTCCACGAAGAGGTATTATCACCTATCCTTCGCCCAAATACTTGAAGTGTTGTGATACCAGCTACTTCAAGTTTCCTGATACCGCCAGAGATAAATTTGACCAATTCTACTTGGTTTGGAACTTCACGTGCTTCTAATAATATTTTTAAGCAGTCATCATTCTTAATAACTCTTGCAGTAGCTCCCTTCGCCTGAAGGGTCTGATTCATCAAAGCAGCAATTGCTTGAGTGTTTCCTTGTCTAGCAAGTTCCAGAGCATTTTGAGGTGACATTTTGGGTAGTTGTAGAAGTTGGAATGAGTGGGCGGCTTTGCAGCTAAAGCTGTGGATTGGATCAAACAATTTATAGTGTTCCCAGTCCTAAGCAAGGGAAAACAACTTTGTCCTATAGTCAAGTTACTTGCGCTACAGGAGATGCTGAGATACTCCTCTTAATGGCAGGGAGTCTCTTTGATCAGTTTCCGTATAACAATCCACCAGGTTTACGGTGCTTCTGAATGACCTGCAACACGGTACTCTCTAACTCTCTGGACAAAGCATTTGCTTTATTTCCAGAGATGCTCGTTGATGCCCCCGCATTGTTGACATTCACATGGATGTTGGTATTGACATCGCCACCACCGCTTTTATTGCCTTTCAACTCTACTCCAATCTTGCCATTGGGCATGGGAATTACAGCCTCGTGATAGCCTGCTTCACCAATGAGTCCTAGCGTTGGTTTGGTGATAATGCCACCATCAGCAAAGCCTGGAATCCCACCACCTGTGATTGCGCCAATAATGCCACCAACTGCACCAAAGATGCCGCTGCCGCTATCAGCAGGAATAGTACTCTTGCCACCAAAGATACTGCCACCACCCAGGAGGTCAGTGAAGATTTGATTGATCGCAAGTTGAGCAAGACTGCTCATGATGCTGTTAATCAAGCCCAGAAAGGCTTCTCCTGCACTCTTGCTGCCTGTGATGAGGTCAGTGAAGAACTGTTTGAATGAGTCAGTTAACGTCTCATCGATCGCATCTTCCAAGCTCTGAAACTGCTGGCTTAATCCATCAATTTGAATTTGGGCAATCTCATACAGGTTTGTCTTTAGTTCATCTGTTAACAGTCCTGCCCTTTCTAGCTCATTCACCTTGAGGTCAGTGTCACGCATAATCTGACCTGCTCCTTGTTGTCGCCGCATATCATTAGCGACCCAGATCCCAGATTGCCGCTCCACCTGATCATCTCTTAGAGAAGCGAGTTGGTCTGAAGTGTCATTCTGCACTGCCTGGAGCTGACGCTGATGCTCCTCTACTAACCTTCTGCGATCAGACAACTCTAATTCAAGCCGCTGTCTCCCTTGAGCCAGAGCATCTTCTACTTTGGTCTGAACATCAGCAATCTGATTGTCAAAGGACTGGAGCGTTTCAGCATCTAAACCGCCTAAGTTTTGTACTTCATCAGCAGATAACCCGCCTAACCCATCAAGGTACTCCTGTCTTCCCTGCTGTAAGGTTTGGAGTTGCTGATTGAGTTCCTGAACCTGGGCATCTGTATCTGCTTGTAGAGAGCGAGTATTGGCATCGCTCTGAAGTAGATCAGCCTGATAAGAGTTGGGGGCATTGGCAATGGCAATTTGGTCAGAGAGAGATTGCCGCTGTTGCGCGGTTTCTGCTCTGTATTGCGCCATCTCTAATTGACGCTGAGTTTCTGCGTTTTGTAGTGTTGCCCTGGTTCGCCGTTGCAAAGATTCCAGTTCAGTTCGTCTGAGTGATTCAATCTGGCTCTGCTGCTGCTCGTATTGTTGAATCAGCTTCTCATTGGCAGCAATTGCTTCATCCCTGGCAGCAGCATTCTGGTCAGACTCCAGTGGAGCATTGTGGAGTTCATCGTTTTTTGCCTTCAGGTCATCAACCGTGCGGCTATATTCGCGGAGCTGGTCATCATACTGATCTGTGACCTGATTTCTTTCGCGCATGAAGCCAATGAGAGACTGGAGCGATTCATTCTCTGCTGCCTGAGCTTCCAGGTTGCTGAGATGGGTATCTCGTTGATTACGAGCAACTTCAGTTTGTTGATCCTGCAATTCTCGCTCTGCTTTCTTCTTCTGGTCTTGTAGTGACTGAAGCTCCCTGCGCTGTTTTTCCAACTCAGCTTCAGAGGGGCCAGTATTGAGAGTGCCTCTAATAGATGTACCTGGGTCAGTTGTGATGAAGCTTGGATTGCTTGCAACTTGCTGATAGCGATCGAGAACAGAGGTTGTGTACTCGCGGAAACTGGGGTATTCATGACCGTTGGAATATTGGGGCGTGGGGTCATCAAATAAATTCATGTTCCCTTCTCCCCCATACCAGGCAGCACCTACCCTGCGGACTGCTTCAGCTTGGTTCCCACCTGCCTGCTCAATTGCCTGGTCATAGTACTGACGCATCTTCCCTTCAGCGATCTTCTTCT
Above is a genomic segment from Trichocoleus sp. containing:
- a CDS encoding TM2 domain-containing protein, with product MSPQNALELARQGNTQAIAALMNQTLQAKGATARVIKNDDCLKILLEAREVPNQVELVKFISGGIRKLEVAGITTLQVFGRRIGDNTSSWSQTVALKEERSQHIGKQQPHSSSQHRERSPISDHETAFKVKHDGQELVASNVNELKQWLHEGRISPADYTYNPILERWMYVRELAEIESVVKQQESTTKAQNYNQMSFVFAGLGLLMLLVFPPAGAVLLIIGIVFSAFYYAQKGSSSSSNVTSTHKTYHSPPSTQSHYEQRGSLSSSNATTGHTAHYASSPTQSSISRVTTGVLAILFGGLGIHFFYMNAWGWGLISLLFCWTYLPMIAGLIFGIRYLSMSDKEFERKAKQMRSPFGPIIF